In Caballeronia sp. Lep1P3, a single genomic region encodes these proteins:
- a CDS encoding EAL domain-containing protein yields the protein MTVFPAYNAPPAPIADRAATDETDLQSIEALLRDAAAMRCGQEWAWYRAGEQLHLARRGGASLAWPRSIPEEKLAEFCAAHGWCRWPTGRGEGVLGWLIAPLAHRNDPQLAELARRLGECVQTDALARAQLTQRVLYEIAYLASSVPDRAEFLRCVHQRLGTLIDAENFYLALYDRKTGKITYPYYVDVIDTDVLEADNFDILDPSRLSMTGRVLTSGQPLFVTAADITAAERDGRFYCLGDRPEFWMGAPLKNASDEVFGMLAMQVYDVSRIYTAEDRALFLVVARHVAMALDRILHRADLEEQVARRTSELSQLNAALRHGIAERERSEHLQAALYQIAELSSRPGDMMEFFRSLHGIVGELLYARNFFIALFETETGEVSFPYYVDEIIKERPAPRRGQRGLTEYVIHERRARLIDHHEAERLISEGAFETENGTVRLRSWLGIPLFDGDVVRGVLAVQSYSPLVRYSLRDQELLTFVSRHIDTALSRRRDAEALHAANLELEARVQARTRELDEANARLIHENAHDSLTGLPNRNHLMQRLDGAWRDYRTRGDELSVMFIDLDRFKVVNDSLGHHFGDMLLVEAAARLRDCVRPTDLLARLGGDEFAVLSPNAPTHDAIAIAKRILAAFDLPFHIEEHVVFSSCSIGIVSADSEFHTLPADLLRDADTAMYRVKNAGRDSFVVFNQELRRQVSDQVEREGALRNAMKRDDELLPYFQPIVDVKSGEVVALEALIRWRQPDGCIVGPAAFLPAVEGLRLIGRLDLYMLERVAAILSSERYAHWPPVHVNCSSYSMTRPEFADDVLALLQRYRVSPSRVCLELTEGALVAEPDLARRTMQRLADNGMSVVLDDFGSGFSSLSYVHQYRFSGLKIDKSFILELTQSARSRAIVRAIVRMAESLDLTLVAEGVEDAATLAVLRDMGAAQAQGYFFDKPMPLEALTRAALAPRSTASALL from the coding sequence ATGACTGTGTTTCCCGCGTACAACGCGCCGCCGGCTCCGATCGCGGATAGAGCCGCCACCGACGAGACCGATCTCCAGTCGATCGAGGCGCTCTTGCGCGACGCCGCCGCGATGCGCTGCGGCCAGGAGTGGGCGTGGTATCGCGCGGGTGAGCAGTTGCATCTCGCGCGCCGGGGCGGCGCGTCGCTCGCGTGGCCGCGCAGCATCCCCGAGGAAAAGCTGGCTGAGTTTTGCGCCGCGCACGGCTGGTGCCGCTGGCCGACCGGCCGCGGTGAAGGCGTGCTCGGCTGGCTCATCGCCCCGCTTGCGCACCGAAACGACCCCCAACTCGCGGAACTCGCGCGGCGTCTCGGCGAATGCGTGCAGACGGACGCCCTCGCGCGCGCCCAGCTCACGCAGCGCGTGCTGTACGAAATCGCGTATCTGGCGAGTTCGGTGCCGGACCGCGCCGAATTCCTGCGCTGCGTTCACCAGCGCCTCGGCACGCTCATCGACGCCGAAAACTTCTACCTTGCGCTTTACGATCGCAAGACGGGCAAGATCACGTATCCGTATTACGTCGATGTGATCGATACCGACGTCCTCGAAGCCGACAATTTCGACATACTCGATCCGTCCCGCCTCTCGATGACGGGCCGCGTGCTGACGAGCGGCCAGCCGCTTTTCGTGACCGCCGCCGACATCACCGCCGCCGAGCGCGACGGACGCTTCTACTGCCTCGGCGACCGCCCGGAGTTCTGGATGGGCGCGCCGCTCAAGAACGCATCCGACGAAGTGTTCGGCATGCTGGCGATGCAGGTCTATGACGTCTCGCGCATCTACACGGCCGAAGACCGCGCGCTCTTTCTCGTGGTGGCGCGGCACGTCGCGATGGCGCTCGACCGCATCCTGCACCGCGCCGATCTCGAAGAGCAGGTCGCGCGGCGCACGTCGGAGCTGTCGCAACTGAATGCGGCGTTGCGTCACGGCATTGCCGAGCGCGAGCGGTCGGAGCATCTGCAGGCCGCGCTTTATCAGATCGCGGAACTGTCGAGCCGGCCGGGCGACATGATGGAGTTCTTTCGCAGCTTGCATGGGATCGTCGGCGAACTGCTCTACGCGCGCAATTTCTTCATCGCGCTCTTCGAAACGGAGACGGGCGAGGTGTCGTTTCCGTATTACGTCGACGAAATCATCAAGGAACGCCCCGCGCCGCGACGCGGACAGCGCGGCCTCACCGAGTATGTGATTCACGAGCGGCGCGCGCGGCTCATCGATCATCACGAAGCGGAGCGGCTCATTAGCGAAGGCGCGTTCGAAACGGAAAACGGCACCGTGCGCCTGCGCTCGTGGCTAGGCATTCCGCTCTTCGACGGCGATGTCGTGCGCGGCGTGCTCGCGGTGCAGAGCTATTCGCCGCTCGTGCGCTATTCGCTGCGCGATCAGGAATTGCTGACGTTCGTATCGCGCCATATCGACACCGCGCTCTCGCGCCGCCGCGACGCCGAAGCGCTGCATGCCGCGAACCTCGAACTCGAAGCGCGCGTGCAGGCCCGCACGCGCGAACTGGACGAAGCGAACGCGCGCCTCATCCACGAGAACGCGCATGACTCGCTGACCGGGCTGCCCAATCGAAACCACCTGATGCAGCGGCTCGATGGCGCGTGGCGCGACTATCGCACGCGCGGCGACGAACTGTCGGTCATGTTCATCGACCTCGACCGCTTCAAGGTCGTGAACGACAGCCTCGGTCATCACTTCGGCGACATGCTGCTCGTCGAAGCAGCCGCGCGATTGCGCGATTGCGTGCGCCCGACGGACCTTCTCGCGCGTCTCGGCGGCGACGAATTCGCGGTGTTGTCGCCGAACGCGCCCACGCACGATGCGATAGCCATTGCAAAGCGCATTCTCGCGGCCTTCGATCTGCCGTTTCATATCGAAGAGCATGTGGTCTTTTCGTCGTGCAGCATCGGCATCGTGAGCGCGGACAGCGAGTTCCATACCTTACCCGCAGATCTTCTGCGCGACGCCGATACCGCGATGTATCGCGTGAAGAATGCGGGCCGCGACAGTTTCGTCGTGTTCAATCAGGAACTGCGGCGGCAAGTGTCCGACCAGGTGGAACGCGAAGGCGCATTGCGCAACGCGATGAAACGCGACGACGAACTGCTGCCCTACTTTCAGCCTATCGTCGATGTGAAAAGCGGCGAAGTCGTCGCGCTCGAAGCATTGATCCGCTGGCGTCAGCCCGATGGCTGCATCGTCGGGCCGGCGGCGTTTTTGCCCGCTGTCGAAGGGCTCAGGCTGATTGGCCGGCTCGATCTCTACATGCTGGAACGCGTCGCCGCGATTCTGTCGAGTGAGCGCTACGCGCACTGGCCGCCCGTTCATGTGAACTGTTCGAGCTATAGCATGACGCGCCCGGAATTCGCAGACGACGTCCTCGCGCTCTTGCAGCGTTATCGCGTATCGCCTTCGCGCGTGTGCCTCGAATTGACAGAAGGCGCGCTCGTCGCCGAACCCGATCTCGCGCGACGCACGATGCAGCGGCTCGCGGATAACGGCATGTCCGTGGTGCTCGACGATTTCGGCTCGGGCTTTTCGTCGCTCAGTTACGTGCATCAGTATCGTTTCAGCGGCCTGAAGATCGACAAGTCGTTCATTCTGGAACTGACGCAAAGCGCACGCAGCCGCGCGATCGTGCGAGCGATCGTCCGCATGGCCGAATCGCTCGATCTCACGCTCGTTGCCGAGGGCGTGGAAGATGCGGCAACGCTTGCCGTGCTTCGCGACATGGGCGCCGCGCAAGCGCAAGGCTATTTCTTCGACAAGCCGATGCCACTTGAAGCGCTGACGCGCGCCGCGCTTGCGCCGCGTTCGACGGCAAGCGCGCTGCTCTAG
- a CDS encoding GlxA family transcriptional regulator: MDVLAFADVQLLDVAGPLQVFASANELAVAAGMARPYRARVVADGATVTASAGLGLVCEPLPDAASPCDTLVVAGGWGVQQAVRDPALIDWIRTRARHTRRTASVCTGAFLLAAAGLLNERRAVTHWTRCAELAARFPAVRVESDPIFICDGAVWTSAGVTAGIDLSLALVEEDLGRALALDVARHLVVFLKRPGGQAQFSAALSLQKAGERFGELHAWIAENLAADLSVASLAARVGMSERSFVRHYRAQTGMTPARAIERMRLEAARRLLADTALPVKRVAARCGFGTEETMRRGFLRSLGVSPQAYRDRFAAGVDTAR, from the coding sequence ATCGACGTGCTCGCCTTCGCCGACGTCCAGTTGCTCGATGTCGCCGGGCCGCTGCAGGTATTCGCGTCCGCGAACGAGCTGGCCGTCGCAGCGGGCATGGCGCGGCCGTATCGCGCGCGCGTGGTGGCGGACGGCGCGACGGTGACGGCGTCAGCCGGCCTCGGCCTCGTCTGCGAACCGTTACCGGACGCGGCTTCGCCGTGCGACACGCTCGTCGTCGCGGGCGGTTGGGGTGTGCAACAGGCGGTGCGCGACCCGGCGCTCATCGACTGGATCCGCACGCGCGCGCGGCACACGCGGCGCACCGCATCGGTCTGCACCGGCGCGTTTCTGCTCGCGGCGGCGGGCCTCCTGAACGAGCGCCGCGCCGTCACGCACTGGACGCGGTGCGCGGAACTGGCCGCGCGTTTCCCGGCGGTGCGCGTGGAGTCCGATCCGATCTTCATTTGCGATGGCGCCGTCTGGACGTCGGCGGGCGTCACGGCGGGCATCGATCTGTCGCTCGCGCTGGTCGAAGAGGACCTCGGGCGTGCGCTTGCCCTCGATGTCGCGCGTCATCTGGTGGTTTTTCTGAAGCGCCCCGGCGGTCAGGCGCAGTTCAGCGCGGCGCTTTCGCTGCAAAAAGCCGGCGAACGCTTCGGCGAACTCCACGCGTGGATCGCGGAGAATCTCGCGGCCGATCTGTCCGTCGCGAGCCTCGCCGCGCGCGTCGGCATGAGCGAGCGCAGTTTCGTGCGCCATTACCGGGCGCAAACGGGCATGACGCCGGCGCGCGCCATCGAACGCATGAGACTGGAAGCGGCGCGGCGGCTGCTCGCCGATACCGCGCTGCCCGTCAAACGCGTGGCCGCGCGCTGCGGCTTCGGCACCGAGGAAACCATGCGGCGCGGCTTCCTGCGCTCGCTCGGCGTGTCGCCGCAGGCGTATCGCGACCGGTTCGCGGCGGGCGTCGACACGGCGCGCTGA
- the pqqA gene encoding pyrroloquinoline quinone precursor peptide PqqA has translation MKWETPSFTDMRFGFEITMYIATR, from the coding sequence ATGAAGTGGGAAACCCCGAGCTTCACCGACATGCGCTTTGGCTTTGAAATTACGATGTACATTGCCACGCGTTAA
- a CDS encoding sorbosone dehydrogenase family protein, with product MNSRRLRAAAIAMLAVASGATRADDYPAGFGPNPMLPAPHKSLLPTVNIAPARAWAQGQKPLSPAGFNVNAFASGLDHPRWIATLPNGDVLVAETNAPAQHDENAGVKGMVMKKVMKRAGAGMPSPDRITLLRDADGDGVAETRTVFIDKLHSPFGMALVGDDLYVADTDAIVRFKYRSGETHIESPGEKFIDLPAGTINHHWTKNVIASADGKRLYVTIGSNSNAAENGIDAEEGRAAIMEVDIATRQTRLFATGLRNPNGLSWQPQSGALWTAVNERDELGNELVPDYMTSVKDGAFYGWPYSYYGQHVDDRVKPQRADLVQSAVVPDYALGAHTASLGLVFYDAEAFPQHYWNGAFIGQHGSWNRKPRSGYEVIFVPFADGNPSGPPEVILTGFLSSDGHALGRPVGVAVDHAGNLLVADDVGNTVWRVAPASK from the coding sequence ATGAACTCGCGACGCTTGCGCGCGGCGGCTATCGCGATGCTGGCCGTCGCGAGCGGCGCGACGCGCGCGGACGACTATCCCGCGGGCTTCGGCCCGAATCCCATGCTGCCCGCGCCGCACAAGTCGTTGCTGCCGACGGTGAACATCGCGCCGGCGAGGGCGTGGGCGCAAGGGCAAAAGCCGCTGTCACCGGCAGGCTTCAATGTGAATGCGTTCGCGTCTGGACTCGATCATCCGCGATGGATCGCGACCTTACCTAACGGCGATGTACTCGTCGCTGAGACGAATGCGCCCGCACAGCACGACGAAAACGCGGGCGTCAAAGGCATGGTCATGAAGAAGGTGATGAAGCGCGCCGGCGCGGGCATGCCGAGTCCGGATCGCATCACGCTGCTGCGCGATGCGGATGGCGACGGCGTCGCGGAAACGCGCACGGTCTTCATCGACAAGCTGCATTCGCCGTTCGGCATGGCGCTCGTCGGAGACGATCTTTACGTTGCCGATACGGATGCGATCGTGCGCTTCAAATATCGAAGCGGCGAAACGCACATCGAGTCGCCGGGCGAGAAGTTCATCGACTTGCCCGCTGGGACCATTAATCATCACTGGACGAAGAACGTCATTGCAAGCGCGGACGGCAAGCGGCTTTACGTGACGATCGGCTCGAATAGCAACGCGGCGGAGAACGGCATCGACGCCGAGGAGGGACGCGCGGCGATCATGGAAGTGGACATTGCAACGCGGCAAACGCGGCTCTTTGCAACGGGTTTGCGCAATCCGAACGGCTTGTCATGGCAACCGCAAAGCGGCGCGCTATGGACGGCGGTGAACGAGCGCGATGAGCTCGGCAACGAACTCGTTCCCGACTATATGACGTCGGTTAAGGATGGCGCGTTCTATGGCTGGCCTTATAGCTATTACGGCCAGCATGTCGACGATCGCGTGAAGCCGCAACGCGCGGACCTCGTGCAATCAGCCGTGGTTCCGGACTATGCGCTCGGCGCGCATACGGCATCGCTAGGACTCGTGTTTTACGATGCCGAAGCGTTTCCGCAGCATTACTGGAACGGCGCGTTCATCGGTCAGCATGGATCGTGGAACCGCAAGCCGAGAAGCGGTTACGAAGTCATCTTCGTGCCGTTCGCGGACGGCAATCCGTCCGGCCCGCCCGAAGTCATTCTCACTGGTTTTCTTTCTTCGGATGGCCACGCGCTCGGTCGTCCCGTGGGCGTCGCCGTCGATCATGCGGGCAATCTGCTCGTCGCCGACGATGTCGGCAACACCGTATGGCGGGTCGCGCCCGCGTCGAAATAA
- a CDS encoding DUF2795 domain-containing protein encodes MSQHPAQSQHQRHLDEPGPDAIVRALKGADYPMGKEKLMALAKRNGADGEVMAVLRKMADHNYDSDASVLREAARAE; translated from the coding sequence ATGTCTCAGCATCCCGCGCAGTCGCAGCATCAACGGCATCTGGACGAACCCGGTCCTGACGCAATCGTGCGCGCGCTAAAAGGCGCCGATTATCCGATGGGCAAGGAAAAACTTATGGCGCTTGCCAAGCGCAATGGTGCCGATGGCGAAGTGATGGCGGTCCTAAGAAAAATGGCCGATCACAACTACGACAGCGACGCTTCGGTGCTGCGCGAAGCGGCCCGCGCCGAATGA
- a CDS encoding ammonium transporter, which translates to MQALQSGTDTLFLLLGAAMVLAMHAGFAFLELGTVRRENQVNALVKILVDFAVSTLAYFFIGYNIAYGVQFMHSADILAEHNGYALVRFFFLLTFAAAIPAIVSGGIAERSKFNPQLFATCVIVGFVYPLLEGVAWNERFGIQAWLAHAFGAPFHDFAGSVVVHAFGGWVALPAVLLLGPRHGRYHKDGRIAAHPPSSIPFLALGAWVLAVGWFGFNVMSAQTVDKISGLVAVNSLMAMVGGTLAAWFAGRNDPGFTYNGPLAGLVAVCAGSDLMHPLGALIVGAVAGVLFVQMFTCVQNRWRIDDVLGVWPLHGMCGAWGGIAAGIFGQKAFGGIGGVSIWSQAIGTIGAVLLALAGGAAVYGAIKMTVGLRLDREEEFNGADLAIHRISSTPDREMAG; encoded by the coding sequence ATGCAGGCACTTCAATCCGGAACCGACACGCTCTTCCTGCTTCTGGGCGCCGCAATGGTGCTCGCGATGCACGCGGGTTTCGCTTTCCTCGAACTCGGAACGGTCCGCCGCGAAAACCAGGTGAACGCACTCGTGAAGATCCTGGTCGATTTCGCCGTTTCGACGCTCGCGTACTTCTTCATCGGCTACAACATCGCTTACGGCGTGCAGTTCATGCACAGCGCCGACATCCTGGCCGAACATAACGGCTACGCGCTCGTGCGCTTCTTCTTCCTGTTGACGTTCGCCGCCGCGATACCAGCGATCGTGTCGGGCGGGATTGCGGAACGGTCGAAGTTCAATCCGCAGCTTTTCGCGACCTGCGTGATCGTCGGCTTCGTTTACCCGCTGCTGGAAGGCGTGGCGTGGAACGAGCGCTTTGGCATTCAGGCGTGGCTCGCGCATGCCTTCGGCGCGCCGTTCCACGATTTCGCCGGCTCTGTCGTCGTGCACGCATTCGGCGGCTGGGTCGCGCTGCCGGCGGTGCTGCTGCTCGGGCCGCGTCACGGGCGCTATCACAAGGACGGACGCATCGCCGCGCATCCGCCTTCGAGCATCCCGTTTCTCGCGCTGGGCGCGTGGGTGCTCGCCGTCGGCTGGTTCGGCTTCAACGTGATGAGCGCGCAGACGGTCGACAAGATCAGCGGCCTCGTCGCGGTCAATTCGCTGATGGCGATGGTCGGCGGCACGCTCGCCGCGTGGTTCGCGGGGCGCAACGATCCCGGCTTCACGTACAACGGGCCGCTCGCCGGTCTCGTCGCCGTGTGCGCGGGTTCGGATTTGATGCACCCGCTGGGCGCGCTGATCGTGGGCGCGGTCGCGGGCGTGCTCTTCGTGCAGATGTTCACCTGCGTGCAGAACCGCTGGCGTATCGACGATGTGCTCGGCGTGTGGCCGCTGCACGGGATGTGCGGCGCGTGGGGCGGCATCGCGGCGGGCATCTTCGGGCAGAAGGCGTTCGGCGGCATCGGCGGGGTGTCGATCTGGTCGCAGGCCATCGGCACCATCGGCGCAGTGTTGCTGGCGCTCGCCGGCGGGGCCGCGGTGTATGGCGCCATCAAGATGACGGTGGGACTGCGCCTCGACCGCGAGGAAGAGTTCAACGGCGCGGACCTCGCCATCCACCGCATTTCGTCGACGCCGGATCGCGAGATGGCGGGCTGA
- a CDS encoding UdgX family uracil-DNA binding protein (This protein belongs to the uracil DNA glycosylase superfamily, members of which act in excision repair of DNA. However, it belongs more specifically to UdgX branch, whose founding member was found to bind uracil in DNA (where it does not belong), without cleaving it, appears to promote DNA repair by a pathway involving RecA, rather than base excision.) has product MPTIRQPGVEPDQTPDSLDECHRCALYKDATQAVPGAGPRHAPLMIVGEQPGDQEDLQGKPFVGPAGAMLDRALDEAGVARKEVYVTNAVKHFKWEPRGKRRMHKTPAQREVDACHYWMDRETATIDPKVIVALGATALKSVLRDSKAKLQASMGHAIEHEGRVVVATYHPSFVLRAPDPETRHAAYQAIVDALREAHRLMKNTR; this is encoded by the coding sequence ATGCCGACCATCAGACAACCCGGCGTAGAACCCGACCAGACTCCGGATTCGCTCGACGAATGCCATCGCTGCGCGCTCTACAAGGACGCGACGCAAGCGGTGCCGGGCGCGGGTCCGCGTCATGCGCCGCTGATGATCGTCGGCGAGCAGCCCGGCGATCAGGAGGATCTGCAGGGCAAGCCTTTCGTGGGTCCGGCAGGCGCGATGCTCGATCGCGCGCTCGATGAAGCAGGCGTCGCGCGCAAGGAAGTCTATGTGACCAACGCAGTCAAGCACTTCAAATGGGAGCCGCGCGGCAAGCGCCGCATGCACAAGACGCCCGCGCAGCGCGAAGTCGATGCATGTCATTACTGGATGGATCGCGAAACCGCGACTATCGATCCCAAGGTGATCGTCGCGCTCGGCGCAACCGCGCTCAAATCGGTGTTGCGCGATTCGAAGGCCAAATTGCAGGCGTCGATGGGACACGCGATCGAACACGAAGGACGCGTTGTGGTCGCCACCTATCACCCTTCGTTCGTGTTGCGCGCACCCGATCCCGAAACGCGCCATGCCGCCTATCAGGCGATCGTCGATGCGCTGCGCGAAGCGCATCGGCTCATGAAGAACACACGTTGA
- a CDS encoding oxidoreductase C-terminal domain-containing protein, with the protein MSAIQHKVARVDDLPGDRGTRVAAFNMAGIAREYAGVPFFWTLHYDKTFEYLGHADEFDRVEIDGDLDAQAFIAYTTKGDALRAVMSCERSAATSRLAEATREPLTLDAARRMANG; encoded by the coding sequence ATGTCCGCGATCCAGCACAAAGTGGCGCGCGTGGACGACTTGCCAGGCGACCGTGGCACGCGGGTGGCGGCCTTCAACATGGCCGGCATAGCGCGCGAGTATGCGGGCGTCCCCTTCTTCTGGACGCTTCACTACGACAAGACGTTCGAGTATCTCGGCCATGCGGACGAATTCGACCGCGTAGAAATAGACGGCGATCTCGATGCACAGGCCTTCATCGCCTATACGACGAAGGGCGATGCGCTGCGCGCCGTCATGTCATGCGAACGCAGCGCTGCGACGAGCCGGCTTGCGGAAGCCACGCGCGAGCCGCTTACGCTAGACGCCGCGCGACGCATGGCGAACGGTTGA
- a CDS encoding DUF3175 domain-containing protein, with protein MATSRKTTKTSTGARKTRSGKTGGTRQRHALASDRKKAGSAKRAPAKAAGSNHRWSHHVMETSDAMDLEHDIFKTGNAEEIAQSLKHSSEKSTRRKGSPFQSAMSMLNFYINRAGRNLPKTRRTTLERAKKHLREAFGRKP; from the coding sequence ATGGCAACGAGCCGCAAGACCACGAAGACATCGACAGGCGCAAGAAAGACGCGCTCCGGCAAGACCGGCGGCACGCGGCAGCGTCATGCGCTCGCAAGCGATCGCAAGAAGGCCGGCAGCGCAAAGCGTGCACCGGCTAAAGCCGCCGGATCGAATCATCGCTGGTCGCATCATGTGATGGAAACGAGCGACGCGATGGATCTCGAGCACGATATCTTCAAGACCGGCAATGCAGAGGAAATCGCGCAATCGCTCAAGCACTCTTCGGAGAAAAGCACACGTCGCAAGGGCTCGCCGTTTCAATCGGCCATGTCGATGCTTAACTTCTATATCAATCGCGCGGGGCGTAATCTGCCCAAGACGCGGCGCACTACACTCGAGCGCGCCAAGAAACACTTGCGCGAAGCGTTCGGACGCAAGCCTTAA
- a CDS encoding hybrid sensor histidine kinase/response regulator, giving the protein MNPTETGNFDLPLPSRNFALTRRVLLLVLAASVVIPLACLCIYGYYDYQRRFADAEELTERLARVANEHALKVLDLNQQLETRVSDLLGDSDDASIRSREEALHRALDDMSGTLVQVAAISLFGVNGELLANSRWYPAPHISVADRDDFRSARALAPVTYFSRPLLGKLAQSDVFTTTMGRIGRDGQFLGVVSIALKRDYFVDFYHEIAAGDNALVIGLYRRDGGILVRYPPGKEAQPANNTPFTQAFRSNELYGRLRMTSTVDHVERVLAYRRVGDFPLYVATGYATSVVRARWRQNLALVAAIAALPCIAVWLLIAFSIRRLDAERDAWERWQAEVATRLSIEASSRQLRRMGALGNLVANVAHDFNNLLMVVSSNMALARRKHFNDVESEVLAVERATAGAESLARRLMSVARKHPLKQEVIDPAAWLRSMLDIVKRAVHPSVSLTVEFSADVWPIMADAVELELALVNIVANASEAMPRGGRIVIRCQNARVRASETDLPDGEYVLISVTDNGEGMSEAVLRRAFEPLFTTKVRGAGTGLGLAQVLAACEQAGGTARITSVAGAGTTVRLYLPKHHGPAPTSAPVSAPVIEPEPVKRAQPSSTASDEHPLHGMSVLLVEDNKDVAAGVMAVLEVFGCAVHHEESADGAFALLGEGHAFDLVLSDVQMPGSMNGIDLAEQIMKRLPAQKLVLMTGYADEIERARHLGVPILAKPFDMDDLRDLIAEGVPH; this is encoded by the coding sequence TTGAACCCCACAGAGACCGGGAACTTCGATTTACCGCTCCCTTCGCGCAACTTCGCGCTGACGCGGCGCGTGCTGCTGCTCGTGCTGGCCGCCTCGGTCGTGATTCCGCTCGCGTGTCTTTGCATTTACGGCTATTACGACTACCAGCGCCGCTTCGCCGATGCCGAAGAACTGACGGAGCGCCTCGCCCGCGTCGCGAACGAGCATGCGCTCAAAGTCCTCGATCTGAATCAGCAACTCGAGACGCGTGTCTCCGATCTGCTCGGTGATAGCGACGACGCTAGCATTCGCAGCCGCGAAGAAGCGCTGCATCGCGCGCTCGACGACATGAGCGGGACCCTCGTGCAAGTCGCCGCCATTTCGCTATTCGGAGTGAACGGCGAATTGCTCGCCAATAGCCGCTGGTATCCCGCGCCGCACATTTCCGTCGCCGATCGCGACGACTTCCGTTCCGCACGCGCGCTCGCACCCGTGACCTACTTTTCGCGGCCATTGCTCGGCAAGCTCGCGCAATCGGACGTGTTCACGACGACGATGGGCCGCATAGGCCGCGACGGGCAGTTTCTCGGCGTGGTGTCGATTGCGCTCAAGCGCGATTACTTCGTCGACTTCTATCACGAGATAGCGGCGGGCGATAACGCGCTCGTAATCGGCTTATATCGTCGCGATGGCGGCATTCTCGTGCGTTATCCGCCGGGCAAGGAGGCGCAGCCCGCGAACAATACGCCGTTCACCCAGGCGTTTCGCAGCAACGAGTTGTATGGCCGCCTGCGCATGACATCCACCGTGGACCACGTCGAGCGCGTGCTTGCATATCGGCGTGTCGGAGATTTCCCGCTGTACGTCGCGACAGGCTATGCGACGTCCGTCGTGCGCGCGCGCTGGCGTCAGAATCTCGCGCTCGTCGCGGCCATCGCGGCGTTGCCGTGCATCGCGGTATGGCTTCTGATCGCCTTTTCGATCCGCCGGCTCGATGCCGAGCGCGACGCGTGGGAACGCTGGCAAGCCGAAGTGGCGACGCGCCTGTCGATCGAGGCATCGAGCCGGCAGTTGCGGCGCATGGGCGCGCTCGGCAACCTCGTCGCGAACGTCGCGCATGACTTCAATAACCTGCTGATGGTCGTGTCGTCGAACATGGCGCTTGCGCGGCGCAAGCACTTCAACGATGTCGAAAGCGAAGTGCTGGCCGTCGAACGCGCGACGGCGGGCGCCGAATCGCTTGCGCGGCGGCTCATGAGCGTCGCGCGCAAGCATCCGCTCAAGCAGGAAGTCATCGATCCCGCCGCGTGGCTTCGCAGCATGCTCGACATCGTGAAGCGCGCGGTGCATCCGTCGGTCTCGCTGACCGTCGAATTCTCGGCGGACGTGTGGCCGATCATGGCCGATGCCGTCGAACTGGAACTCGCGCTCGTCAATATCGTCGCGAATGCGAGCGAGGCCATGCCGCGCGGCGGACGCATCGTGATTCGTTGCCAGAATGCGCGTGTGCGCGCATCGGAAACGGATTTGCCCGATGGCGAATACGTGCTCATTTCCGTCACCGACAACGGCGAGGGCATGAGCGAAGCGGTCTTGCGCCGCGCGTTCGAGCCGCTCTTCACGACGAAGGTTCGCGGCGCGGGCACCGGCTTGGGCCTTGCGCAAGTGCTGGCCGCATGCGAACAGGCGGGCGGCACCGCGCGCATCACGAGCGTGGCGGGCGCGGGCACGACAGTTAGGCTTTATCTGCCGAAGCATCATGGGCCAGCGCCCACGTCCGCGCCCGTGTCCGCGCCTGTGATCGAGCCGGAGCCGGTGAAGCGCGCGCAGCCGTCATCCACCGCAAGCGACGAGCATCCGTTGCATGGCATGTCCGTGCTGCTCGTCGAAGACAACAAGGACGTTGCGGCCGGCGTCATGGCCGTGCTCGAAGTCTTCGGTTGCGCCGTGCATCACGAAGAGAGCGCGGATGGCGCTTTCGCGCTGCTCGGCGAAGGCCATGCGTTCGACCTCGTGCTGTCCGACGTGCAGATGCCGGGCAGCATGAACGGCATCGATCTCGCCGAGCAGATCATGAAGCGGCTGCCCGCGCAGAAACTCGTGTTAATGACGGGCTATGCGGACGAGATAGAGCGTGCGAGGCATCTCGGCGTGCCGATTCTCGCGAAGCCATTCGACATGGACGATCTTCGCGATCTCATCGCGGAAGGCGTGCCGCATTGA